A portion of the Megalobrama amblycephala isolate DHTTF-2021 linkage group LG23, ASM1881202v1, whole genome shotgun sequence genome contains these proteins:
- the slitrk2 gene encoding SLIT and NTRK-like protein 2 isoform X1 codes for MLNNILLLSILTVTSFPSKTDSRKTSKDICKNRCSCEEKENALNINCENKGFTTVIQFQPPQNKISQLFLNGNFLTKISPNEFFNYGNVTSLHLGNNGLQEIKTGAFNGLKNLKRLHLNNNNLEIIREDTFSGLESLEYLQADYNYISAIEAGAFNKLNKLKVLILNDNLLLSLPNNIFRFVMLTHLDLRGNRLKMLPFAGVLEHIGGIMEIQLEENPWNCTCDLIPLKAWLDTISVFVGDIVCETPFRLHGKDVTQLIKQDLCPRRNPGDASHRAMQPPSDSQYQGPSPTLRPRVTPTRAPKASRPPKMRYRPTPRVTSRDKHVFGPIMVYQTRSPVPMTCPSVCVCTSQNSDSGLNINCQERKLQNISELQPKPSYPKKLHLTGNYLQTIYRTDLTEYSSLELLHLGNNRIAIIQDGAFENLTSLRRLYLNGNYIESLSQSLFSGLQSLQYLYLEYNIIKEILPHTFNSLHNLQLLFLNNNLLRSLPDNVFGGTMLTRLNLRNNHFSHLPVRGVLDQLSAFIQIDLQENPWDCTCDIVELKNWMELSSTSVVVNEITCDSPSKHAGRLLRSLRNDAICPETDEVPVTKPPTVESSSTEATPSSAVTPTDRMPEMPPEVPLSVLILGLLVVFILSVCFGAGLFVFVLKRRKGVENVPSGTNNHLDLNSFQVQYGSYNADANADKTENHVYNYIPPPVGQMCQNPIYMQKESEQVAYYRNLKELSFSTLDPKKEELDRSPAFTISTVEFIDKQPCANREPELLYQNIVERAKDLPQSGPLSYNFCTLPKKSFIPPYETARRHNQDRLNKTVLYGTPRKYAAQSKNEHPLLSNKLKTEPDYLEVLEKQTAMSQL; via the coding sequence atgctgaacaacattctCTTGCTGAGCATTTTAACAGTCACCAGTTTCCCTTCAAAGACAGACAGCCGCAAAACTTCCAAAGACATTTGCAAGAACCGGTGCTCCTGCGAGGAAAAGGAGAACGCGTTGAATATCAATTGTGAAAACAAGGGTTTTACCACGGTCATTCAGTTCCAGCCTCCGCAAAACAAAATCAGCCAGCTCTTTCTGAATGGAAACTTTCTCACCAAGATAAGCCCGAACGAATTCTTCAATTATGGTAATGTAACATCTCTTCATTTGGGTAATAATGGCTTGCAGGAGATCAAAACAGGGGCATTCAATGGGTTAAAAAACTTGAAGCGTCTTCATCTCAATAATAATAACTTGGAGATCATAAGAGAGGACACTTTTTCTGGTTTGGAGAGTTTGGAGTATTTGCAAGCTGATTATAATTACATTAGTGCCATAGAGGCAGGGGCTTTCAACAAACTGAATAAACTCAAAGTCCTGATACTCAACGACAACCTTTTGCTCTCTCTACCTAACAACATATTCCGCTTTGTCATGTTGACGCATTTGGATTTAAGGGGAAACCGACTGAAGATGCTGCCGTTTGCTGGTGTTCTAGAGCATATAGGTGGAATAATGGAGATTCAGCTGGAAGAGAACCCGTGGAATTGCACTTGTGATTTGATACCCCTGAAAGCCTGGCTGGATACAATTTCGGTCTTTGTGGGGGATATCGTGTGTGAGACACCGTTCAGACTGCACGGCAAAGACGTCACGCAGCTGATCAAGCAAGACCTTTGCCCCAGGCGCAATCCTGGAGACGCAAGTCATCGTGCGATGCAGCCGCCGTCTGATTCACAATATCAGGGTCCGTCTCCAACCCTGCGGCCTCGAGTCACACCGACAAGAGCCCCCAAGGCCTCCCGCCCCCCCAAAATGAGATACCGCCCCACTCCTCGTGTCACGTCCAGAGACAAACACGTATTCGGGCCTATCATGGTCTACCAGACGCGCTCACCTGTCCCAATGACATGCCCGAGCGTTTGCGTGTGCACGTCGCAAAATTCCGACAGTGGATTAAACATCAATTGCCAGGAGCGCAAGCTTCAGAACATCTCTGAACTTCAACCCAAACCATCGTATCCAAAGAAACTGCATTTAACAGGTAACTATTTGCAGACCATATACAGAACGGATCTGACAGAATACAGCTCCCTTGAGCTCCTGCACTTAGGGAATAACAGAATAGCAATCATTCAGGACGGAGCCTTCGAGAATCTCACAAGTTTACGGAGGCTCTATCTGAATGGCAACTACATTGAAAGCCTGTCCCAGTCTTTATTCTCTGGGCTGCAGAGCTTGCAATATCTCTACCTGGAATACAACATCATTAAAGAGATTTTACCCCACACCTTCAACTCGCTGCACAATCTGCAGCTATTGTTCCTTAATAATAACCTGCTGAGATCCCTTCCTGACAATGTGTTTGGAGGTACCATGCTGACAAGGCTTAATCTAAGAAACAATCATTTTTCCCATCTCCCAGTGCGTGGCGTGCTGGACCAGCTCTCTGCCTTCATTCAGATCGACCTCCAGGAGAATCCGTGGGACTGCACCTGCGACATTGTGGAGCTCAAGAACTGGATGGAGCTGTCCAGCACCAGCGTAGTGGTGAATGAGATCACATGTGACTCACCATCCAAGCATGCGGGCCGGCTCTTGCGCTCCCTCCGAAACGATGCCATCTGCCCAGAGACTGATGAGGTTCCTGTGACTAAACCCCCGACTGTTGAGAGCTCGAGCACCGAGGCGACCCCTTCTTCTGCCGTAACCCCTACGGACAGAATGCCCGAGATGCCTCCAGAGGTGCCCTTGTCCGTTCTCATCTTGGGCCTACTCGTCGTGTTCATTCTGTCCGTGTGCTTCGGGGCAGGATTGTTCGTGTTTGTCCTCAAACGTCGCAAGGGAGTGGAGAACGTTCCCTCAGGCACCAATAACCATTTGGACTTGAACTCCTTCCAAGTGCAGTATGGCTCGTACAATGCAGATGCCAACGCGGATAAAACCGAAAACCACGTGTACAACTACATCCCTCCGCCGGTGGGTCAGATGTGTCAGAACCCCATCTACATGCAGAAAGAGAGCGAGCAGGTGGCCTATTATCGGAACCTGAAGGAGTTGAGCTTCAGCACTCTTGATCCCAAGAAGGAGGAGCTTGATCGAAGCCCAGCTTTCACCATAAGCACAGTGGAGTTCATCGATAAGCAACCGTGCGCCAACCGTGAACCGGAACTGCTTTATCAGAACATTGTGGAGAGAGCAAAAGATCTGCCCCAGTCTGGGCCACTCAGCTATAACTTTTGCACTTTACCCAAAAAATCCTTCATCCCACCCTACGAAACCGCCCGGCGACACAACCAGGATCGATTAAACAAAACTGTTCTCTACGGGACCCCCAGAAAATATGCTGCACAGTCCAAAAACGAGCATCCTTTGCTATCCAACAAGCTTAAAACTGAGCCGGACTACCTCGAAGTTTTGGAGAAACAAACTGCGATGAGTCAGTTGTAA
- the slitrk2 gene encoding SLIT and NTRK-like protein 2 isoform X2, with amino-acid sequence MLNNILLLSILTVTSFPSKTDSRKTSKDICKNRCSCEEKENALNINCENKGFTTVIQFQPPQNKISQLFLNGNFLTKISPNEFFNYGNVTSLHLGNNGLQEIKTGAFNGLKNLKRLHLNNNNLEIIREDTFSGLESLEYLQADYNYISAIEAGAFNKLNKLKVLILNDNLLLSLPNNIFRFVMLTHLDLRGNRLKMLPFAGVLEHIGGIMEIQLEENPWNCTCDLIPLKAWLDTISVFVGDIVCETPFRLHGKDVTQLIKQDLCPRRNPGDASHRAMQPPSDSQYQGPSPTLRPRVTPTRAPKASRPPKMRYRPTPRVTSRDKHVFGPIMVYQTRSPVPMTCPSVCVCTSQNSDSGLNINCQERKLQNISELQPKPSYPKKLHLTVRGVLDQLSAFIQIDLQENPWDCTCDIVELKNWMELSSTSVVVNEITCDSPSKHAGRLLRSLRNDAICPETDEVPVTKPPTVESSSTEATPSSAVTPTDRMPEMPPEVPLSVLILGLLVVFILSVCFGAGLFVFVLKRRKGVENVPSGTNNHLDLNSFQVQYGSYNADANADKTENHVYNYIPPPVGQMCQNPIYMQKESEQVAYYRNLKELSFSTLDPKKEELDRSPAFTISTVEFIDKQPCANREPELLYQNIVERAKDLPQSGPLSYNFCTLPKKSFIPPYETARRHNQDRLNKTVLYGTPRKYAAQSKNEHPLLSNKLKTEPDYLEVLEKQTAMSQL; translated from the exons atgctgaacaacattctCTTGCTGAGCATTTTAACAGTCACCAGTTTCCCTTCAAAGACAGACAGCCGCAAAACTTCCAAAGACATTTGCAAGAACCGGTGCTCCTGCGAGGAAAAGGAGAACGCGTTGAATATCAATTGTGAAAACAAGGGTTTTACCACGGTCATTCAGTTCCAGCCTCCGCAAAACAAAATCAGCCAGCTCTTTCTGAATGGAAACTTTCTCACCAAGATAAGCCCGAACGAATTCTTCAATTATGGTAATGTAACATCTCTTCATTTGGGTAATAATGGCTTGCAGGAGATCAAAACAGGGGCATTCAATGGGTTAAAAAACTTGAAGCGTCTTCATCTCAATAATAATAACTTGGAGATCATAAGAGAGGACACTTTTTCTGGTTTGGAGAGTTTGGAGTATTTGCAAGCTGATTATAATTACATTAGTGCCATAGAGGCAGGGGCTTTCAACAAACTGAATAAACTCAAAGTCCTGATACTCAACGACAACCTTTTGCTCTCTCTACCTAACAACATATTCCGCTTTGTCATGTTGACGCATTTGGATTTAAGGGGAAACCGACTGAAGATGCTGCCGTTTGCTGGTGTTCTAGAGCATATAGGTGGAATAATGGAGATTCAGCTGGAAGAGAACCCGTGGAATTGCACTTGTGATTTGATACCCCTGAAAGCCTGGCTGGATACAATTTCGGTCTTTGTGGGGGATATCGTGTGTGAGACACCGTTCAGACTGCACGGCAAAGACGTCACGCAGCTGATCAAGCAAGACCTTTGCCCCAGGCGCAATCCTGGAGACGCAAGTCATCGTGCGATGCAGCCGCCGTCTGATTCACAATATCAGGGTCCGTCTCCAACCCTGCGGCCTCGAGTCACACCGACAAGAGCCCCCAAGGCCTCCCGCCCCCCCAAAATGAGATACCGCCCCACTCCTCGTGTCACGTCCAGAGACAAACACGTATTCGGGCCTATCATGGTCTACCAGACGCGCTCACCTGTCCCAATGACATGCCCGAGCGTTTGCGTGTGCACGTCGCAAAATTCCGACAGTGGATTAAACATCAATTGCCAGGAGCGCAAGCTTCAGAACATCTCTGAACTTCAACCCAAACCATCGTATCCAAAGAAACTGCATTTAACAG TGCGTGGCGTGCTGGACCAGCTCTCTGCCTTCATTCAGATCGACCTCCAGGAGAATCCGTGGGACTGCACCTGCGACATTGTGGAGCTCAAGAACTGGATGGAGCTGTCCAGCACCAGCGTAGTGGTGAATGAGATCACATGTGACTCACCATCCAAGCATGCGGGCCGGCTCTTGCGCTCCCTCCGAAACGATGCCATCTGCCCAGAGACTGATGAGGTTCCTGTGACTAAACCCCCGACTGTTGAGAGCTCGAGCACCGAGGCGACCCCTTCTTCTGCCGTAACCCCTACGGACAGAATGCCCGAGATGCCTCCAGAGGTGCCCTTGTCCGTTCTCATCTTGGGCCTACTCGTCGTGTTCATTCTGTCCGTGTGCTTCGGGGCAGGATTGTTCGTGTTTGTCCTCAAACGTCGCAAGGGAGTGGAGAACGTTCCCTCAGGCACCAATAACCATTTGGACTTGAACTCCTTCCAAGTGCAGTATGGCTCGTACAATGCAGATGCCAACGCGGATAAAACCGAAAACCACGTGTACAACTACATCCCTCCGCCGGTGGGTCAGATGTGTCAGAACCCCATCTACATGCAGAAAGAGAGCGAGCAGGTGGCCTATTATCGGAACCTGAAGGAGTTGAGCTTCAGCACTCTTGATCCCAAGAAGGAGGAGCTTGATCGAAGCCCAGCTTTCACCATAAGCACAGTGGAGTTCATCGATAAGCAACCGTGCGCCAACCGTGAACCGGAACTGCTTTATCAGAACATTGTGGAGAGAGCAAAAGATCTGCCCCAGTCTGGGCCACTCAGCTATAACTTTTGCACTTTACCCAAAAAATCCTTCATCCCACCCTACGAAACCGCCCGGCGACACAACCAGGATCGATTAAACAAAACTGTTCTCTACGGGACCCCCAGAAAATATGCTGCACAGTCCAAAAACGAGCATCCTTTGCTATCCAACAAGCTTAAAACTGAGCCGGACTACCTCGAAGTTTTGGAGAAACAAACTGCGATGAGTCAGTTGTAA